CGTGGTCAGCCCCTTGATGGCCAGCGGCTCGCCCGCCGGATCGCCCTGGTAGTGGTCGAAGTACACGGGGAACTCGGGCGTCATCACCACGTCGTGGCCCTGCCGCGCGGCCTCGATCCCGTGCTCCACGTCGCGCCACGCCATCACCGTGGCGTTCGGCGCCAGCCCGCCTTCCAGGATCTCGTCCCATCCCACCAGCCGCCGACCGTGCGCGTTCAGATAGCGCTCGATGCGGCGGATGAACCAGCTCTGCAGCTCCATCTCGTCGCGCAGCCCCTCGCGGCGGATCACCTCCTGCGCCACCGGGCTCCGGCGCCAGCGCGACTTGATGGCCTCGTCGCCACCCACGTGGATGTACGGCGACGGGAAGAGCTCCATCACCTCGCTGAGCACGTTCTCCAGAAACTCGAAGGTCGCCTCGCCCGGGCAGAGGATGTCTTCCTGCGTGCGCCAGCTGGTGGCCACCTCGAACGGCCCCGGCGTGCACGCCAGCTCCGGATACGCCGCCAGCGCCGCGCGCGAGTGCCCCGGCATCTCGATCTCGGGGACGACGGTGACGCCGCGAAGGCGCGCGTGCTCGACCACCGCGCGCACCTCGTCCTGCGTGTAGAAGCCCCCGTGCGGCGTGCCGTCGTAGAGCTCGGGCTCGGCCAGCGCGTGGCCGATGCGCGTCTCCCTGCGCCACGCACCGACCTCCGTCAGCCGCGGATAGCGCCGGATCTGCAGCCGCCACCCCTGGTCGTCGGTCAGGTGCCAGTGGAAGGTGTTGAAGCGGTACATCGCCAGCAGGTCGATGTACTTCTTGATGAAGGAGATGGGGAAGAAATGCCGCGACACGTCCAGGTGCATCCCGCGCCAGCCGAAGCGCGGCGCGTCCTCGATCTCCACCGCGGGGATGGCGATGCCGCGCCCGCCGCGCCCGTCGCGGACGACGAGCTGGTCGAGCGCCTGCACGGCGTTCCACAGGCCACGCACCGTCGCCGCCGACAGGTCCACGCGCTCGGGGGTGACGGAGAGCCGGTAGCCTTCCTCGCCGCCGTAGTCGCCGCCGCGGTCCAGGCGCAGGAAAACCTCGTCGCGGCCGGGCGTGTGCGGCGGGTAGTCGGGCATGGGGAGAACGGACGCGAACCTGCCGCGCGGCGCGAATATCCCCGCCAGCCAGGTCGCCAGCCACGCCACGTCCGCGTCGTCGCCGTCGGGGACGATCAACACCACGAACATCGACGGCAGGAACCACCCGTCGCGCGGCTCCAGCCGCCGCGGCCAGGGGATCAGCGGGTATCGCGTCGGGTCCATCGCCAATTCCGACATCCTCATCCCGTTACCGATAATCCGTCATTCCGAAGGCGCGGCGCCGACCTCTCGTCGCGCGCCAAACCCTTGCGCCTGAGGAATCTATGGCCTGTCGCCGCGCAAAA
This DNA window, taken from Longimicrobium sp., encodes the following:
- a CDS encoding beta-N-acetylhexosaminidase, with the protein product MDPTRYPLIPWPRRLEPRDGWFLPSMFVVLIVPDGDDADVAWLATWLAGIFAPRGRFASVLPMPDYPPHTPGRDEVFLRLDRGGDYGGEEGYRLSVTPERVDLSAATVRGLWNAVQALDQLVVRDGRGGRGIAIPAVEIEDAPRFGWRGMHLDVSRHFFPISFIKKYIDLLAMYRFNTFHWHLTDDQGWRLQIRRYPRLTEVGAWRRETRIGHALAEPELYDGTPHGGFYTQDEVRAVVEHARLRGVTVVPEIEMPGHSRAALAAYPELACTPGPFEVATSWRTQEDILCPGEATFEFLENVLSEVMELFPSPYIHVGGDEAIKSRWRRSPVAQEVIRREGLRDEMELQSWFIRRIERYLNAHGRRLVGWDEILEGGLAPNATVMAWRDVEHGIEAARQGHDVVMTPEFPVYFDHYQGDPAGEPLAIKGLTTLADVYAFEPVPPGLTPDEARHVLGAQANLWTEYVATPEHAEYMVLPRMLALAEVLWSPPESRDWASFQARLPAHLRRLGEMGYRFRAPG